The Danio aesculapii chromosome 11, fDanAes4.1, whole genome shotgun sequence region AACACTGATGTCACCTCAACCGAagccccgcctctgctttcatttaattGGACAATGACATAAGACGTATGCACGCTTTTTCAAATTGACTTTATTCAACTGCAGGCGCACAGAGCTTAATGACAACAACACGAGGTGCAGCAGATGGTTAAAAGGTGCCTCTTGATGCAAAAAGTGTGATCAAGGCCTAAAACATCACTCGGGAAATAGTCTGATGTTCTGAACTCATGTTTATTGTGTTGTGTTTGCAGTTGATCAAGTACGGTGTGATCAGCACAGACGCTCTGATCGATGATTTACTGCACTGGAAAACACTGTATGTTGCAGGACGATTACACAAACCTGTGAGTGTCTGAACACACTGATGCACTTACACACACGATCCACAGGATGGCAATCCACAAACACACAATCCTCCTCCTCTGCACTGTTTGTCTCCCTCTAACCACTGCTGATTGTTATTAATGTCttatatttttatcttatatttctttcctaattaataaaatattttaaattaaaaatatttatatacattaagtaaaattgtaataatgtgACTTTTAGAAATGTGCGTGCCCTTTTGAAATAATTAAGATACTATAGTTAGTAAATGCTTCAGTGTTTTATTTAGTCTATACCATAGCAAAGTGTATTatgctgtatatattatagtgtttACAATGATTGATACTGGACACTAATAGTCCACTGCAGTGTTCAAACTCAGGatttagtgttgttgttgttgttgctgcaggTTCGGATCCTGCTGCAGATTGAGAATGTGAATCTGCGCTCAGCTCTCCTGGGGAATCTGAAGAGTGCTGTGATCGCTTCATTCCTCATGCTGCCAGAGAGCTTCTCTGAGGAAGAGCTGTACCTCCAGATAGCAGGACTCTCCTACtccggtctgtgtgtgtgtgtgtgtgtgtgagagattaaTGAGCTATTTGCATGGCAAGCGTGTTTCAGCCACCTTCCTGTGAAAAGttgatgcactgcaaaaaatgcttttaaacctgtaaccattgacttccattgtaggtaAAACAAATCCTATGAAAGTCAagggtttccaacatttttcaaaatatcttcttttgtgctcaacagaagaagcCAGAGCGGGCtaattcaaaatgaaaattcatgGGCATCTTCTccattgctgaagcttttatcacagtATACTGCATTATCATGGTATTGGCCAGAATAATAACCAGACAAATTcttagtgtattgctttattgtttaGACATGTTCAGAGTAAAATATAAAGTACTATAGGTGAAATCAAGGCGCATTAGTTACTGTTAAATGTTAAAAgttaaatgttagttaatgaatcaAAGCCAATGGtaataaaaatacaactgaattttATAGTTGTTAACATCATTCAATAGAGCAGTTATAACTTTTAAATGGAATGATTtagaaatcaagaagcattttcaagacaagccaaagctattgttttgtttttagaaataacgAGTCaattttaagtgagtttttccttgaaacaagcaaaataatctgccaaaaggTTGAGCAAACTAATGTGATTTCAAAGATTATTATTCTCaccccattgacagattattttgcttgtttaaatgaaaaattcacttcattttcgctcattaattctgaaaacaagactatatttgcttgtctagaaaatgcttcttgatttaggagtttttagatatttagatcagaaacaagaccaaaactaAAGTAATAAAGGCAGTGTTTTTGCTCAACAGCTTCCTCCTGTTTTGTAACCGCAGGTGATTTCAGGATGGTGTTTGGAGAGGATAAATCCAAGGTCTCCAACATTGTAAAAGACAACATGCAGCATTTCCGTCAGTTATATAACCGTATTCTGCAGGAGTGCCCGCAGGTGGTGTTCAAGCCTCAGCAGGGCCGGCTGGAGGTGAGCctgtgcacacacacgcacagatttAGCTGCTTGCCTCTATTCTCTCTTCACAAAACatcttaaaggtgccctataaaggAGATCTGGGCATAGTAGAATAGTAGGACTCATGGTATagccatttccatatactgatctgtAAATGGAAATGGCCATACCATAAGCCTCAGACACCAATGTTTTCTCACTTTCATGTCAATTACGCAAGTGTAAAATCCCGGTGGACAAGAGGTCAATCAGAACACgaagcagactgttgcgtgaactatatatatttatatatataaaaaattatatattattataatatattatatatattaaaatatatatatatatatatatatatatatatatatatatatatatatatatatatatatatatatatatattatatatatatatatatatatatatatatatatattatatatataaaaaaaaaattatatatatatatatatatatatatatatatatatatatatatatatatatatatatatatatatatatatatatatatttatttatttatttatttatttatttatttatttatttatttatttttattttttgcataaattgtataaactccatataaaaacagtcattaaatacaattctgtagctgctggtcaactataatccagactgaacattgcagatcctgcgctgtgactattgtggatgcacacattgcgattatcaatgctgaaacgatatattgtgcagccctactcatGCTTTTCAGTGGACGGTCAAATGGGGTATGTGGTGCAAACAAAAGAAAATCATCAAATGAATACATCAGAAGTCACAAATCTCTCCGACGCCAATGAGATACGTTTCTCAAGAACAGATAATCCTGCGAACAAAAGAGAGAAGAGAAACTCCTCCGCCTGCAGGTGCGATCTGTGCACTAAACACCGCCTGTATACAGTGGAGAAAGTGACTGACTGTCAAACACACGTCCATCAGCAGCCACTGATCTCCTCAGTCCTGCAGTGTATCAGCTTTAACAGCAGCGGCAACAAGAACTGcactaaaaaaaaagcttttcttagagtttttctcttgtttctagtccagatatctacaaattcttaaatcaaacaGCATTTTCTTGACAGGTACTAACTACTGTCTTGCTGTCAGTAATAATCAAAGTCAAATTTTAATGAGATTTTCTTTaaatcaagctaaataatctattgtattgtaaatgttattcccgtgacgtgttcaatacttgtttCCCCCGCTGTATGCAGTACactacactttactgtagtatttttcttGATGTGGGAGATTTCCAATAGATGCGTTTCCCTGTTGATCAGGTGGACAAAAGCCCCGAGGGTCAGTTCACGCAGCTGATGGCTCTCCCGCGCACGCTTCAGCAGCAGATCACACGTTTGGTGGATCGACCGGGGAAAAACCGAGACGTGGAGGAGATTCTGCTGCAGGTCGCACAAGATCCAGACTGCGGATCCGTCGTACAGCAGGGTGAGTCTATCTGTCCGTCtctctattcatctatctatctatctgtccgtccgtccgtccgtccatccatctatccatctatccgtctgtctatccatctttctatctatctatccgtctgtccgtctatccctctgtctgtccgtctgtccatctatctatctatctatctatctatctatctatctatctatctatctatctatctatctatctatctatctatctatctatctatctatctatccatccgtctatctgtctgtctatctatctgtctgtctgtctatctgtccatttatctgtccatcaatccatctatctatctatctatctatctatctatctatctatctatccatccatccatccatccatccatccatccatccatccatccatccatccatccatccatccatccatccatccatctatctatctatccgtctattcgtccatctatctatctatgtatctatctatctatctatctatctatctatctatctatctatctatctatctatctatctatctatctatctatctatctatctatctatctgtctatctgtctatccgtctatctatgtatctatctatctatctatctatctatctatctatctatctatctgtctatctgtctatccgtctatctatgtatctatctatctatctatctatctatctatctatctatctatctatctatctatctatctatctatctatctatctatctatctatctatctatctgtctatccgtctatctatgtatctatgtatctatgtatctatgtatctatctatctatctatctatctatctatctatctatctatctatctatctatctatctatctatctatctatctatctatctatctatctatctgtctatctatctatctatctatctatctatctatctatctgtctatccgtctgtctgtctgtctgtccatctatctatctatgtatctatctatctatctatctatctatctatctatctatctatctatctatctatctatctatctatctatctatctatctatctatctgtctatccgtctgtctgtctgtctgtctatctgtctatctatctatctatctatctatctatctgtctatctgtctgtccgtccgtccgtccgtccatctgtctgtctatctatctatctgtctatctatccgtctatgtatctatctgtctatctatccatccatccatccatccatccatccatctatctatctatactccaagctttacatgtttatatcagctttatttcttctaaatgtgaattttgtcattgttttggagcacactaaatACAGAAACTAACATCTCCaaaaacttgattttaatttgatttaattggaCTGTGATGCAGGAATGTGGgctttttaaagctgctttgaaacaataattattgtgaattaCAAATAAATTTGCATTGAATTGAAAATGCACTGGAGTGAAGTGCATGAAATAAAGCATGCTGTGTCCTGAatgaaggagtgtgtgtgtgtgtgtgtgtgtctgtgtgtgtgtactggtcaAACAGGCTGGCTGAGTGTTAAGCGGTGTTGAGTTTCTCCATCAGCCTCACCCTCATGGCTCATTGTCATAATAACCGTCACTGTTTCACAcaaacacctgtgtgtgtgtgtgtgtgtgtgtgtgtgtgtgttagaatgtGCTAATGTGAGTTTGTGCCAGTGtttgcatgtgaatgtgtgtctgaatgtgtgtgtctttatGACCTGCTCTTCACCTTTATCCAGCAGTAATATCTGGCTTTCAGCATTGATttttatgtttgcatttatttcaCTGCAACTGCAGGAAAGAGCTTAAAGTGAGTTGTTAGCATGCAAGTGGATCACTTTTGACTGTCAGACAGATCTCTGCTAAATTGTAGAACTGGTGTTCTGTTAATAAAACTGGCAGATTTCTGATATGTTGGTCTCTGTTCAGAGTGCACTGCATGGTTTATTAAATAAAGCAAAGA contains the following coding sequences:
- the tamm41 gene encoding phosphatidate cytidylyltransferase, mitochondrial, encoding MSLPALQNSAVFYRRIINRFPQDFSLAFAYGSAVFRQTGSSQNHMAKNMLDFVFAVDDPVTWHTMNLIENRKHYSFLRFLGPKQISSIQSDYGAGVYFNTLVPAEDRLIKYGVISTDALIDDLLHWKTLYVAGRLHKPVRILLQIENVNLRSALLGNLKSAVIASFLMLPESFSEEELYLQIAGLSYSGDFRMVFGEDKSKVSNIVKDNMQHFRQLYNRILQECPQVVFKPQQGRLEVDKSPEGQFTQLMALPRTLQQQITRLVDRPGKNRDVEEILLQVAQDPDCGSVVQQGISSIVKSSSITQSAKGIATAGLVKSVSYSAKKLQKMWRGWRRKAA